A genomic window from Anthocerotibacter panamensis C109 includes:
- a CDS encoding TIGR03790 family protein: MTIALWVRWLVLLVGFSWVPGYVQAESEAMRVLVLANRNSPVSLRLARYYQQQRAIPDSNFLTLDLPDSSQQPANETISYATYLQQVEQPLRAFLRQPKPQARIRYLLLTKGVPLRVLAVPHRLSSGKPFTQTQALDATLAALDYRALPIELKEGAKILGLVTPNLYWRQNFPFSHALTGGYLVTRLDGYTEADARALVERALTPRPGLAGVVLLDPGRRDVGNRRPQPVNIFDPKTCTIRVLPRCSLALRAVDDGDFNEDLKLAARGVSQRFPQLQGILAPPNNFLTGKDLLGYVSWGSNDEVFKPSYYQDLQFLPGAVADTAVSTSARTFLPTQGGQSLVADLIAGVHGVTGVQGYSDEPYLAAVGSPSVLLANYFAGANLAEAFYRANRFVGWRGIVLGDPLATVVFPGTLIR, translated from the coding sequence ATGACGATAGCGCTCTGGGTACGGTGGCTGGTCCTGCTCGTGGGCTTTTCCTGGGTTCCGGGCTATGTTCAAGCGGAGTCTGAGGCCATGCGGGTGCTGGTCCTCGCCAACCGCAACAGCCCGGTTTCCCTGCGCCTCGCCCGGTACTACCAGCAGCAGCGGGCCATTCCTGACAGTAATTTTTTAACTCTAGACCTACCGGACAGCAGCCAGCAACCAGCCAACGAAACTATTTCCTACGCCACCTACCTCCAGCAAGTCGAGCAACCGCTGCGGGCTTTCCTGCGCCAACCTAAGCCGCAAGCGCGTATCCGCTATTTGCTCCTCACCAAGGGCGTCCCTCTGCGGGTCTTGGCGGTGCCCCATCGCCTGAGTTCCGGGAAGCCCTTCACCCAGACCCAAGCCCTGGATGCGACCCTCGCTGCGCTCGACTACCGCGCCTTACCCATCGAACTCAAAGAAGGAGCCAAGATCCTGGGTCTGGTGACCCCCAATCTCTACTGGCGGCAAAATTTTCCCTTTAGCCACGCCCTGACCGGGGGCTATCTGGTGACCCGTCTGGACGGCTATACCGAAGCGGACGCCCGAGCCTTGGTCGAACGAGCGCTCACCCCCCGCCCTGGACTAGCAGGGGTCGTCCTCCTCGATCCGGGACGCCGGGATGTCGGAAATCGTCGCCCCCAGCCGGTCAATATTTTTGACCCCAAGACCTGCACGATCCGAGTCCTCCCTAGATGTTCGTTGGCGTTGCGCGCGGTGGATGACGGGGATTTTAATGAGGATCTAAAACTGGCGGCGCGGGGGGTCTCCCAGCGTTTTCCACAGCTCCAAGGTATCCTTGCTCCTCCTAACAATTTCCTGACGGGGAAAGACCTGTTGGGCTATGTCTCCTGGGGGAGTAACGATGAGGTCTTCAAGCCGAGCTACTACCAGGATTTGCAGTTTCTACCTGGAGCGGTGGCGGATACGGCAGTCTCTACCAGTGCCCGGACTTTTTTACCCACACAGGGCGGGCAATCCTTAGTGGCAGACTTGATTGCAGGAGTCCATGGGGTGACCGGGGTCCAAGGCTATAGCGATGAACCCTATTTGGCTGCGGTGGGTTCGCCCTCGGTGCTCTTGGCGAATTATTTCGCGGGGGCTAATCTGGCGGAGGCTTTTTATCGAGCGAATCGCTTTGTGGGGTGGCGGGGGATTGTATTGGGCGACCCTTTGGCGACTGTGGTATTCCCTGGGACGCTCATCCGCTAG
- the lipB gene encoding lipoyl(octanoyl) transferase LipB, with product MGALRPCLLYTPGQVPYPLAWEWQRHVQQQKIQDPEHPDVLFLLEHPPVYTLGQGSSMDFVRFASGAHELHRTERGGEVTYHGPGQIVGYPILDLRHYRQDLHWYLRQLEEVVIQTLAALGISGERIAGLTGVWVEGAKVAAIGIKVSRWVTLHGFAFNVTTDLAPFAAIVPCGLTKPVTSLAQLCPGATLEAVQPLIAGMFCKVFGVKLIAKKLDYPILGPPA from the coding sequence ATGGGTGCATTGCGTCCCTGTCTCCTCTACACTCCTGGTCAGGTCCCCTACCCTCTAGCCTGGGAGTGGCAACGGCACGTTCAACAGCAAAAAATTCAGGACCCGGAGCACCCCGATGTCCTTTTTTTGTTGGAACACCCCCCCGTCTATACCTTGGGTCAGGGCTCCAGCATGGACTTTGTCCGTTTCGCCTCGGGGGCGCACGAACTGCATCGCACCGAACGGGGGGGCGAGGTGACCTACCATGGACCCGGTCAAATCGTGGGCTATCCCATCCTGGACCTGCGCCACTACCGCCAGGATTTGCACTGGTACCTACGCCAATTAGAGGAAGTGGTGATTCAGACGCTCGCTGCGTTGGGAATCAGCGGGGAGCGCATCGCAGGGCTAACCGGCGTATGGGTAGAGGGGGCCAAAGTTGCCGCCATCGGGATCAAAGTTTCACGTTGGGTCACCCTGCATGGCTTCGCCTTCAATGTCACCACTGACCTCGCGCCCTTCGCAGCTATCGTTCCTTGCGGACTGACGAAACCCGTAACCAGCCTCGCCCAACTATGTCCAGGGGCGACCCTAGAAGCGGTACAACCCTTAATTGCTGGAATGTTCTGTAAAGTCTTTGGCGTGAAGCTGATTGCAAAAAAGCTGGACTACCCAATTCTTGGACCTCCAGCTTAA